The Bacteroidota bacterium genome includes a region encoding these proteins:
- a CDS encoding metallophosphoesterase: MLDINNTHHKIDFIGDIHGHADALRKLLSGLNYNNENGVYKHAERKAFFVGDFIDRGPKIRETLEIVKGMCDAGEAFTVMGNHEYNAICFDTMDKDGKPLRAHSEKNKLQHKQTLNEFAGYKKEWEMYLNWFKTLPLYFENSNFRVVHACWDNKHIKQLKGFSLKNIEDKNFLLKSSKKKNVEFKIVEESLKGKEVNLKGEKFNDKDGNLRKRGRIKWWMSPTGLKARDFIFEFPGMGKNFEIKVKNEPYPSIDPPVFFGHYWLKGNIPLLMADNVCCLDYSVAKEGILCAYSWNGERKLKEENFKWV; this comes from the coding sequence ATGCTAGATATAAACAATACACATCACAAAATCGATTTTATCGGAGATATACATGGTCATGCTGATGCTCTCCGAAAATTACTTAGCGGATTAAATTATAATAATGAAAATGGAGTTTACAAACACGCAGAACGAAAAGCATTTTTTGTGGGTGATTTCATTGATCGTGGGCCTAAAATTAGGGAAACCCTAGAAATTGTAAAAGGGATGTGTGATGCCGGAGAGGCATTTACAGTAATGGGCAATCATGAGTATAATGCTATTTGTTTTGACACTATGGACAAGGATGGTAAACCTTTAAGGGCACATTCTGAAAAAAACAAACTCCAACATAAACAAACATTAAATGAATTTGCAGGATATAAAAAGGAGTGGGAAATGTATTTGAATTGGTTCAAAACACTACCATTATATTTTGAAAATTCAAATTTCAGAGTTGTGCATGCCTGTTGGGATAATAAACACATTAAGCAACTTAAGGGATTTAGTTTAAAAAACATAGAAGATAAAAATTTTCTTTTAAAAAGTTCTAAAAAGAAAAATGTTGAATTTAAGATAGTAGAGGAATCACTTAAGGGTAAAGAAGTTAATTTGAAAGGTGAAAAATTTAATGATAAAGACGGAAATTTAAGGAAACGAGGAAGAATTAAATGGTGGATGTCTCCCACAGGATTAAAAGCCAGGGATTTTATTTTCGAATTTCCAGGAATGGGGAAAAATTTTGAGATAAAAGTAAAAAATGAACCATATCCTTCTATTGACCCTCCCGTATTTTTTGGTCACTATTGGTTAAAAGGAAACATACCTTTGTTAATGGCTGATAATGTTTGTTGTTTGGATTACAGTGTTGCAAAGGAGGGTATTTTATGTGCTTACAGTTGGAATGGTGAAAGGAAATTAAAGGAGGAGAATTTTAAGTGGGTTTGA
- a CDS encoding aminoacyl-histidine dipeptidase — MSNEIRNLEPKQIWNNFEDINAVPRPSKHEEKIIAFMKAFGEGLGLKTVVDSVGNVIIYKAATEGMEGRKTVILQSHLDMVHQKNADTNFDFAAQGIESVIDGEWVKAKGTTLGADNGIGVASIMSLLQSKDIPHPAIEALFTIDEETGMTGAFKLDKGLLEGKILLNLDTEDDDEFSIGCAGGIDTNTSYNYTPEAPAAGAKAYKISISGLKGGHSGVDIHLERGNANKIMNRLLYQCEQFGLQIAEIDGGSLRNAIPRESVAIIAVNDEKYLVEFEKRAAEIKKEFLLQDEGLKINIEHITTPEKVLSISDTTKITTAIQSVCNGVFCMSSAIPGLVETSSSFARVQIKDGKFITQSLQRSSVDSAKLNVAYTVGAPLKLMGCDVQHTGAYPGWAPNPNSPILDLMEKLYEKMFGDKPKVFAIHAGLECGILGERYEGLDMISFGPTIKHPHSPDEKVNIASVQKFWKFLLEILKETPVA, encoded by the coding sequence ATGAGCAACGAAATAAGAAACCTGGAACCCAAGCAGATATGGAACAATTTTGAAGATATTAATGCGGTTCCGCGGCCGAGTAAACATGAGGAAAAGATCATTGCTTTTATGAAAGCATTTGGTGAAGGATTGGGATTGAAAACTGTTGTGGATAGTGTTGGAAATGTGATCATTTACAAAGCCGCGACCGAGGGAATGGAAGGCAGAAAAACGGTGATATTGCAGTCGCACCTCGATATGGTGCATCAAAAAAATGCGGATACTAATTTTGATTTTGCAGCACAGGGAATTGAATCGGTGATAGATGGCGAATGGGTGAAAGCAAAAGGAACAACTCTTGGCGCAGATAATGGAATTGGTGTTGCGAGTATTATGAGTTTATTGCAATCGAAAGATATTCCGCATCCTGCAATTGAGGCATTGTTTACCATTGATGAAGAAACGGGAATGACAGGTGCATTTAAATTAGATAAAGGATTATTGGAAGGCAAAATTTTATTGAATTTAGACACCGAGGATGATGATGAATTTTCCATTGGTTGTGCGGGCGGAATTGATACAAATACAAGTTATAATTATACACCAGAAGCACCTGCAGCAGGAGCGAAGGCATATAAAATTTCCATCAGCGGATTAAAAGGCGGACATAGTGGTGTGGATATACATTTGGAGAGAGGAAACGCAAATAAGATCATGAACCGATTGTTATATCAGTGCGAACAATTCGGATTGCAAATTGCTGAAATTGATGGGGGAAGTTTGCGCAATGCAATTCCCAGAGAATCTGTTGCAATAATTGCAGTTAATGATGAAAAATACTTAGTAGAATTTGAAAAGAGAGCTGCAGAAATAAAAAAAGAATTTTTATTACAGGATGAAGGTTTGAAAATTAATATTGAACACATAACAACTCCGGAAAAAGTATTATCAATTTCCGATACAACTAAAATTACAACTGCAATTCAGTCTGTTTGTAATGGTGTTTTTTGTATGAGTTCTGCAATTCCGGGATTGGTGGAAACATCTTCAAGTTTTGCTCGTGTGCAAATAAAAGACGGAAAATTTATCACACAAAGTTTACAGCGTTCTTCGGTTGACAGCGCAAAATTAAATGTGGCGTATACTGTTGGTGCTCCTTTAAAATTAATGGGGTGCGATGTGCAACATACAGGCGCATATCCAGGTTGGGCACCAAATCCCAACTCGCCAATACTCGACCTGATGGAAAAATTATACGAAAAAATGTTTGGTGACAAACCAAAGGTTTTTGCAATTCACGCGGGATTGGAATGTGGTATTTTAGGTGAACGTTATGAAGGTTTGGATATGATCTCTTTCGGACCAACAATTAAACATCCGCATTCACCGGATGAGAAAGTGAATATCGCTTCGGTACAGAAATTTTGGAAATTTTTGTTGGAGATATTGAAGGAGACCCCGGTTGCGTGA
- a CDS encoding DUF2779 domain-containing protein has protein sequence MITKSGYMKGLQCELAFYNWWNKIEESISESAEGRMNDGTEVGKLAQKLAPGGVDLDTLDLPIWTLAEKTKVLLESALPIYEATFITDIQPKLLCKVDILVPDKRGWQIWEVKATNSVKPEHIQDLAFQTFVLERCGIKITKIALVHLNKEYIRIGPLNIQKLFVVEDVIEEVRAVMVSIEEKLNQMYTNGMLSQAPHKNIGAHCNAPYACGYQDICWKTFPEKDNIYTIPRLGKKGDYYFDSGIYHLEDLDPNILTEKQRSVWDAHINKTIINNKEEIISFLNDSNYPQYFLDFETINPAIPIWDNTKPYQQIPFQYSLHIIRKPNAEPEHLEFLDDASGADPRPSLSYKLIQDLGNSGTIWTFNQSFESGRINELSILFPEYKKELGNILNRINDLITPFRNLWYYDPAMQGSSSIKKVLPVLVPELNYENLEIGDGATAMDMFLRLVKGDSELILKKEEIMFNLREYCKLDTWAMVKIRENLLNN, from the coding sequence ATGATAACAAAATCCGGTTATATGAAAGGTCTGCAATGTGAGTTGGCTTTTTATAATTGGTGGAATAAAATTGAAGAATCTATTTCCGAAAGTGCTGAAGGCCGCATGAACGATGGAACTGAGGTAGGAAAACTGGCTCAAAAATTAGCACCGGGCGGTGTTGATCTAGATACTTTAGACTTACCAATTTGGACATTAGCTGAGAAAACAAAGGTTTTATTAGAGTCGGCACTCCCAATATATGAAGCCACATTTATTACAGATATCCAACCAAAATTATTATGCAAGGTTGATATATTAGTACCTGATAAAAGAGGATGGCAAATTTGGGAGGTAAAAGCTACTAACAGTGTTAAACCCGAACATATTCAAGACCTCGCATTTCAAACTTTCGTTTTAGAGCGTTGTGGAATAAAGATTACCAAAATTGCTTTGGTGCATTTGAACAAAGAATATATCAGAATAGGACCTTTAAATATCCAGAAATTATTTGTTGTAGAGGATGTCATTGAAGAAGTGCGTGCTGTAATGGTAAGTATCGAAGAAAAATTAAATCAAATGTATACCAATGGTATGCTATCACAAGCACCTCATAAAAATATTGGCGCTCATTGCAATGCACCATATGCCTGTGGATATCAAGATATTTGTTGGAAAACCTTCCCGGAAAAGGATAATATTTACACTATCCCTCGACTTGGTAAAAAAGGCGATTATTATTTCGATTCAGGAATATATCATTTAGAAGATCTTGATCCAAATATTTTAACTGAAAAACAAAGATCAGTGTGGGATGCCCATATTAATAAAACAATTATTAATAATAAAGAGGAAATAATTTCATTTCTAAATGATAGTAACTATCCTCAATATTTTCTAGATTTTGAAACTATTAATCCGGCTATTCCAATTTGGGACAATACAAAACCTTATCAGCAAATTCCGTTTCAGTATAGTTTACATATTATTCGCAAACCCAATGCTGAACCCGAACATCTCGAATTCCTGGATGACGCATCAGGTGCAGATCCCAGACCTTCTTTAAGTTACAAACTCATTCAAGACCTAGGAAATTCCGGGACAATTTGGACGTTCAACCAATCCTTTGAATCTGGTCGCATTAATGAACTCTCCATTTTATTTCCCGAATATAAAAAAGAATTGGGAAATATTTTAAATAGAATAAATGATCTTATTACACCATTTCGTAATCTTTGGTATTATGATCCGGCAATGCAAGGAAGCAGTTCAATAAAAAAAGTATTGCCAGTTTTAGTTCCCGAATTGAACTATGAAAATTTAGAAATTGGTGATGGTGCAACTGCTATGGATATGTTTTTGCGATTAGTAAAAGGTGATTCTGAACTCATATTAAAAAAAGAGGAAATTATGTTTAACTTGCGAGAGTATTGTAAGTTGGATACTTGGGCGATGGTGAAGATTAGGGAGAATTTATTAAATAATTAA
- the trpS gene encoding tryptophan--tRNA ligase, whose product MEIVVSGTRPTGILHLGNYYGAVRNYVRMGEDKGIKGYFFIADYHSLTTHNNPAELKVLVKQTVATYLACGLDPDKVVIYVQSDLPQIPELYLLLNTLAYKGELEKVATFKEKIKMHQENINAALLTYPVLMAADIMIHKAHKVPVGKDQEQHLEMTRNFAKRFNSRFEVEYFPEPVAYNFGEELVKVPGLDGSTKMSKSGGEGNSIFLNEEEDSIRKKIMKAKTDGGPTEMNQAKPQEIQNIFALMKIVSTDDTLNHFENTYNNCTIRYGDMKKQLAEDMIKYISPIREKINTLLKDEAYLASVVKRGGEEAKENAEKTINEVRKIMGINYF is encoded by the coding sequence ATGGAAATTGTCGTGAGCGGAACCCGGCCAACCGGTATCCTGCACCTTGGAAATTATTATGGAGCTGTACGTAATTATGTGCGTATGGGGGAAGATAAAGGGATAAAAGGATATTTTTTTATTGCAGATTATCATTCACTTACAACGCATAATAACCCTGCTGAACTCAAAGTTTTGGTAAAACAAACCGTTGCAACATACCTTGCTTGCGGATTGGATCCCGATAAAGTGGTGATATATGTGCAAAGTGATCTGCCTCAAATTCCGGAACTGTACTTATTATTAAATACACTAGCATATAAGGGTGAATTAGAAAAAGTTGCAACATTTAAGGAAAAAATAAAAATGCATCAGGAAAATATTAATGCTGCCTTACTCACTTATCCTGTGTTAATGGCTGCAGATATTATGATCCACAAAGCACATAAAGTTCCGGTTGGAAAAGACCAGGAACAACATCTGGAGATGACGAGGAATTTTGCAAAAAGATTTAACTCCCGATTTGAAGTGGAATATTTTCCGGAACCTGTTGCATATAATTTTGGAGAAGAATTAGTTAAAGTGCCAGGTTTGGATGGTTCTACAAAAATGAGTAAATCGGGTGGAGAAGGGAATTCCATTTTTTTGAATGAGGAGGAAGACAGTATCCGCAAAAAAATAATGAAGGCAAAAACTGATGGCGGACCTACTGAAATGAATCAGGCAAAACCACAGGAGATACAAAATATTTTTGCTTTAATGAAGATCGTTAGTACGGATGATACCTTAAATCATTTTGAAAATACTTACAACAATTGCACTATCCGTTACGGCGATATGAAAAAACAATTGGCAGAGGATATGATCAAATATATTTCTCCGATACGCGAAAAGATCAATACATTGCTTAAAGATGAGGCTTATCTGGCTTCCGTTGTGAAACGCGGTGGAGAGGAAGCAAAAGAAAATGCAGAAAAAACAATCAACGAAGTACGAAAAATAATGGGAATTAACTACTTTTAA
- a CDS encoding aminotransferase class V-fold PLP-dependent enzyme has translation MNIEFLRSETPGCRSKIHFNNAGCSLHPLPVVTAVKNYLEEESLIGGYEYAALKAEHLNTFYTSTAKLFNCKPQNIAFTTSSTDSYIKALSSIPFKNGDVILTTLNDYVSNQIQFLSLQKRFGVEIIRAENIESGEVDVNSIHELIKKHRPILVAVTHVPNNTGMIQPVEGIGDICAAEDIIYIVDACQSAGQINVDTTKIKCDFLAAASRKFMRGPRGGGILFVSDKMLSRTIEPMFIDMRGADWVDDNMYQPVADAKKFELTEMSYAIQTGVIAAVNYILNIGIDNIAERNKIICSYARNKLAAIPSVRLLDQGKNLSAIISLTTDNYNVFKLKDELIKRNINVGAAAKKFALLDFNQKHVEAALRVSPHYYNTLEEIDVLVESISEVISQ, from the coding sequence ATGAATATTGAATTTCTGCGCAGTGAAACTCCTGGTTGTCGCTCCAAAATACATTTTAATAATGCGGGATGTTCGCTTCACCCTCTTCCGGTTGTAACTGCAGTTAAAAATTATCTGGAAGAAGAATCTTTAATTGGCGGATACGAATATGCTGCACTTAAAGCGGAGCACCTTAATACCTTTTATACCTCAACTGCAAAATTATTTAATTGCAAACCTCAAAATATTGCATTTACAACCAGTTCAACAGATTCTTATATAAAAGCTCTTTCTTCTATTCCATTTAAAAATGGGGATGTAATTCTTACCACATTAAATGATTATGTTTCAAATCAAATTCAATTTTTATCACTCCAAAAAAGATTTGGTGTTGAGATAATTAGGGCCGAAAATATTGAAAGCGGAGAAGTGGATGTTAATTCCATACATGAATTAATTAAAAAACATCGTCCAATATTAGTTGCTGTTACCCATGTCCCGAATAATACAGGAATGATACAACCTGTGGAAGGAATTGGAGATATCTGTGCTGCTGAGGATATAATTTATATTGTTGACGCTTGCCAAAGTGCGGGACAAATAAATGTAGATACCACAAAAATAAAATGTGATTTTCTGGCAGCTGCCTCGCGAAAATTCATGCGCGGACCAAGAGGTGGAGGAATTTTATTTGTTTCCGATAAAATGTTATCGCGAACAATTGAACCAATGTTCATAGATATGCGTGGAGCCGATTGGGTGGATGATAATATGTATCAGCCTGTTGCCGATGCAAAAAAGTTTGAATTAACGGAGATGTCGTATGCTATACAAACAGGTGTAATTGCTGCTGTAAATTATATTTTAAATATAGGAATCGACAATATTGCCGAAAGGAATAAAATTATTTGTTCTTATGCAAGAAATAAATTAGCCGCAATTCCTTCCGTGCGATTATTGGATCAGGGCAAAAATTTATCCGCAATAATTTCTCTTACAACAGATAATTATAATGTATTTAAATTGAAGGATGAATTAATAAAAAGAAATATCAATGTTGGTGCCGCAGCAAAAAAATTCGCCCTATTGGATTTTAATCAGAAGCACGTGGAAGCTGCTTTGCGGGTATCTCCGCATTATTATAATACTTTGGAAGAGATTGATGTTTTGGTGGAAAGTATATCGGAGGTTATTAGTCAGTAG
- a CDS encoding deoxynucleoside kinase, giving the protein MAKSTKQIKKTTPVKEAPAAKKTVAKKTEKISNVKSTKKEPEIKVVTNNTPKDTDRKVIKHIAVAGNIGAGKTTLTQLLAKQFGWETHYEDVENNPYLYDFYQDMPRWAFNLQIYFLNSRFKQIIEIQKGTKTVVQDRTIYEDAQIFAPNLHAMGLMSTRDFQNYTEIFNSITSLISPPDLLIYLRGSIPALVNQIQKRGREYEDNLRLDYLRRLNEYYEAWISKYKHGKLLVIDIDHCNFAENNEDLSDVIQRVNTELFGLF; this is encoded by the coding sequence ATGGCAAAATCAACCAAACAAATAAAAAAAACCACTCCTGTTAAAGAAGCACCTGCAGCAAAAAAAACAGTGGCAAAAAAAACGGAAAAAATATCTAACGTGAAGAGCACAAAAAAAGAACCGGAGATAAAAGTAGTAACAAATAATACACCGAAAGATACTGATAGAAAAGTAATAAAACATATTGCAGTTGCAGGAAATATTGGTGCAGGAAAAACCACACTTACACAATTACTTGCCAAACAATTCGGATGGGAAACACATTATGAAGATGTAGAGAACAATCCTTATCTCTACGATTTTTATCAGGATATGCCTCGTTGGGCTTTTAATTTGCAGATCTACTTTTTGAATTCCAGATTTAAACAGATAATAGAAATTCAAAAAGGTACTAAAACCGTTGTGCAGGACAGAACCATTTATGAAGATGCACAAATATTCGCTCCGAATTTACACGCAATGGGTTTAATGAGCACAAGAGATTTTCAAAATTATACAGAAATATTTAATTCCATTACCTCCTTAATTTCCCCACCGGATCTTTTAATTTATTTACGCGGTTCTATTCCTGCTCTTGTTAATCAGATACAAAAAAGAGGTCGTGAATATGAAGATAATTTACGCCTCGATTATTTACGCCGCTTAAATGAATACTATGAGGCATGGATAAGTAAATACAAACATGGAAAATTATTGGTAATTGATATCGACCATTGCAATTTTGCAGAAAATAACGAAGATCTCAGTGATGTAATTCAACGTGTGAATACTGAACTATTCGGTTTATTTTAA
- a CDS encoding WYL domain-containing protein has protein sequence MPSYPFPRLIAIAKFLKRNKYASLKSINQHLEDLEYEQSQRSLERDFKRLRENLQIKIEYDRACDGYYIAEDSISDLDHVFKIAEYLHSGELLQTILSEGLKKINIIDMDSNGELLGADWLDLLLKSITNKQSIVITYQSFNHEDPFSHDVSPWLLKFYQGRWYVVGNTHNGLRIFGVDRILDIHSSNSKYVKYKANPREIFKNQVGIYYTTEQPVEVRFLATPVHAKYLNTLKMHHSQKYIGKQKEWELYSLFVTINFELTQQFLLAGQRVKVLSPPDLVNRLKGEIKNMYKLYFDSDR, from the coding sequence ATGCCTTCCTACCCTTTTCCAAGACTAATCGCAATCGCAAAATTCCTAAAACGCAATAAATATGCATCACTGAAAAGCATAAACCAGCATTTGGAAGATCTGGAATATGAACAATCGCAACGCAGCCTGGAAAGAGATTTTAAAAGGTTAAGAGAAAACCTTCAAATAAAGATTGAATATGATCGTGCCTGTGATGGTTATTATATTGCTGAAGATTCCATTAGTGATCTCGACCATGTTTTTAAAATTGCAGAATATCTGCATTCCGGTGAATTATTGCAAACAATTTTGAGTGAAGGATTGAAAAAAATTAATATCATCGATATGGATAGCAACGGCGAATTGCTTGGTGCCGATTGGCTTGATTTACTTTTAAAATCAATTACGAACAAACAGAGTATTGTCATTACTTACCAATCTTTCAACCATGAGGACCCATTTTCACACGATGTTTCCCCTTGGTTGCTCAAGTTTTATCAGGGACGTTGGTATGTTGTAGGAAATACACATAACGGGTTGCGCATTTTCGGAGTTGATAGGATTCTTGATATCCATTCATCCAATTCTAAATATGTAAAGTATAAAGCAAATCCCAGAGAAATTTTTAAGAATCAAGTCGGTATTTATTATACCACAGAACAGCCCGTGGAAGTTCGTTTTTTAGCAACCCCAGTACATGCAAAATACCTGAACACCCTCAAAATGCATCACAGTCAGAAATATATCGGCAAACAAAAAGAATGGGAATTATATTCTTTATTTGTTACAATTAATTTTGAATTAACACAACAATTTCTACTTGCGGGACAAAGAGTAAAAGTGCTCTCACCACCCGATTTGGTTAACCGTTTAAAGGGTGAAATTAAAAATATGTACAAACTTTATTTTGACTCCGACAGGTAG
- a CDS encoding ABC transporter ATP-binding protein codes for MITLSNIRKTYDLGRVKIEVLKGIDAVINKNEYVAIMGPSGSGKSTLMNILGCLDKPTLGKYVLNGTDVSKMNDDELAEVRNKEIGFVFQTFNLLARLSGVENVALPLIYAGFKKSDRIKRAEEILKAVNLGHRMNHKPNELSGGERQRVAVARALVNNPSIILADEPTGNLDTKTSYEIMELFEEIHKKGNTVIIVTHEEDIARYAHRIIRIRDGQIERDEINTNKLDPSELRKQLV; via the coding sequence ATTATAACCCTATCAAATATTCGCAAAACCTACGACCTGGGAAGGGTGAAGATCGAGGTTTTAAAGGGTATCGATGCAGTAATAAACAAAAATGAATATGTTGCCATAATGGGGCCATCAGGATCCGGAAAGAGCACATTAATGAATATATTGGGATGTTTAGACAAACCCACGCTCGGAAAATATGTGTTAAATGGAACTGATGTGAGTAAGATGAATGACGATGAATTGGCGGAGGTTAGAAATAAGGAGATCGGGTTTGTATTTCAGACTTTTAATCTTCTTGCCAGATTAAGCGGAGTTGAAAATGTGGCATTGCCATTGATCTATGCAGGATTTAAAAAATCGGACCGGATCAAAAGAGCAGAAGAAATTCTAAAGGCGGTAAATCTCGGTCACAGGATGAACCACAAACCCAATGAATTATCCGGTGGTGAACGTCAGCGCGTTGCTGTAGCCAGAGCTTTAGTGAATAATCCATCCATCATTCTTGCAGATGAGCCCACGGGTAATCTTGATACCAAGACCAGTTATGAAATAATGGAGCTTTTTGAAGAGATCCATAAAAAGGGAAATACAGTTATTATTGTTACGCATGAAGAAGACATAGCCCGTTATGCCCATCGTATCATACGTATAAGGGACGGACAGATCGAGAGAGACGAGATCAATACTAATAAGCTGGATCCGAGTGAACTGAGAAAACAGTTAGTGTAA
- a CDS encoding HIRAN domain-containing protein, translating to MNRTSFIKSFISLLGLGAIPVGIIRHYKKVYLLKSFVRGFKYYDGPGLLNEMKEGDMVELRREPNNAFDVDAIALYFNNFKIGFIPAESNTILSKLMDAEVVELLGEIKHLQIDASTWENVAIAVYVLKESERMENTETQENITQLETNTDLTIKHPDDNISRIKWSDVEDETITRAQQSLQQKNILFEFKLPL from the coding sequence ATGAACCGCACATCCTTCATAAAATCCTTTATTTCACTTTTAGGCCTAGGGGCCATTCCGGTTGGGATAATTCGGCATTATAAAAAGGTGTATTTATTGAAATCTTTTGTTAGGGGATTTAAATATTATGATGGTCCTGGTTTGCTGAATGAAATGAAGGAAGGTGATATGGTGGAATTGCGACGGGAACCCAACAATGCATTTGATGTGGATGCAATTGCCTTGTATTTTAATAATTTTAAAATTGGATTTATTCCCGCAGAGTCAAATACTATTTTAAGTAAATTAATGGATGCGGAGGTTGTGGAATTATTGGGGGAAATAAAACATTTACAGATTGATGCCTCCACCTGGGAAAATGTAGCTATTGCCGTATATGTTTTAAAAGAATCAGAAAGAATGGAAAATACGGAAACGCAAGAAAATATCACCCAATTAGAAACAAACACCGATCTTACCATTAAACATCCTGATGATAATATTTCCAGAATTAAATGGAGTGATGTTGAGGATGAAACCATAACTCGTGCACAACAAAGTTTACAACAAAAAAATATTTTGTTTGAATTTAAGTTGCCATTGTGA
- a CDS encoding cob(I)yrinic acid a,c-diamide adenosyltransferase: MKIYTKKGDTGETSLIGGTRVPKHHLRVEAYGSTDELNVYIGLIADQKIDTSYKNVLSEIQDILFTIGASLASDPERSKMKIPDLKEEDITLLENEIDAMEEKLPELQNFILPGGHTIVSFCHLARVVCRRTERIATHLAETDFVAPLVIPYLNRLSDYLFVLSRKLAKDLEVDEIPWKPRGN; this comes from the coding sequence ATGAAAATTTATACTAAAAAGGGTGACACAGGTGAAACAAGCCTGATAGGAGGGACCCGTGTTCCGAAACACCATCTTCGTGTTGAGGCCTATGGTTCCACAGATGAATTGAATGTATACATTGGTTTGATCGCGGACCAGAAAATTGATACCAGCTATAAAAATGTTTTAAGTGAGATTCAGGATATTCTTTTCACCATTGGTGCCTCACTTGCCTCAGATCCCGAAAGATCAAAAATGAAAATTCCCGATCTAAAGGAAGAAGATATTACCTTATTAGAAAATGAAATTGATGCCATGGAAGAAAAATTACCGGAGCTTCAAAATTTTATTTTACCTGGAGGGCACACAATTGTATCCTTTTGCCATCTCGCCCGCGTGGTTTGTCGCCGCACAGAGAGAATTGCCACCCATTTAGCCGAAACTGATTTTGTTGCTCCCTTAGTAATTCCTTATCTCAACAGACTAAGTGATTACCTCTTCGTTTTATCCCGCAAACTCGCAAAAGACCTGGAAGTAGACGAAATTCCATGGAAACCGAGGGGGAATTGA
- the gatC gene encoding Asp-tRNA(Asn)/Glu-tRNA(Gln) amidotransferase subunit GatC: protein MKVDKTLVDKLANLSKLEFDEKEQDAIIKNLSDMLDFVGKLDEVDVEGIAPLIYMNSDTNVMRPDEPHMEITKEEALKNAPLADSDYFKVPKVIRKK from the coding sequence ATGAAAGTGGATAAAACACTGGTTGATAAATTGGCTAATCTATCAAAACTCGAATTTGATGAAAAAGAGCAGGATGCCATAATCAAAAATTTATCGGATATGCTTGATTTCGTTGGCAAACTGGATGAAGTTGATGTGGAAGGTATAGCACCACTAATTTACATGAACAGCGATACCAATGTTATGCGTCCCGATGAACCACATATGGAGATTACGAAGGAGGAGGCGCTAAAAAATGCTCCCTTGGCAGACAGCGATTATTTTAAAGTTCCAAAAGTTATAAGGAAAAAGTAA